A region of Prochlorococcus marinus CUG1416 DNA encodes the following proteins:
- a CDS encoding glucose-6-phosphate dehydrogenase assembly protein OpcA, which translates to MKPQLTLQTPLELPYQEISNYLNKLWISENKDNTGANTFTLIVWQPAWLEQCLVQKGLVNGPITGNLSPEIIEVAKKFILDQGLPITTSLNSEELLNLLKENLSNKDFEDFRGQFFESSISTLNPRRLITLAPTLNKNSDIKTFVSAYCPLSDTPALQPICGDLVVIRGDSASISNKGLKIIDELSIDELPLWLWWNGSLDESPEIFEYFTNYGLRLIIDTALGSPNRCLKVLDQLNNSNKAINDLNWVRLKNWRESLAMIFDPPSRRPILDHITDIDIDIAGDHMIQSLFLISWLCDKLGWSFLRVERDKESTKIEFERINGEIISASINPLSLGNPSIHLGQVIGLRLISKISEVQKNNTCVILGCESVECMRLEAGGMANMELIEQVVPNSFSTSEYDVSKLLGSSRGNTSPLFENSIKIALQIFNGFNN; encoded by the coding sequence ATGAAACCTCAACTAACACTCCAAACCCCATTAGAGCTACCTTATCAGGAGATTTCTAATTACCTTAATAAATTATGGATTTCAGAAAATAAAGATAATACTGGGGCTAATACTTTTACATTAATAGTCTGGCAGCCTGCTTGGCTAGAACAATGTTTGGTTCAAAAAGGATTAGTAAATGGACCAATTACTGGAAATTTAAGTCCAGAGATAATTGAAGTTGCTAAAAAATTTATATTAGATCAAGGACTTCCTATCACTACTTCCCTTAATAGTGAAGAGCTATTGAATTTGTTGAAGGAAAATTTATCTAATAAAGACTTTGAAGACTTTAGAGGACAATTTTTTGAATCATCAATAAGTACATTGAACCCAAGAAGATTAATAACTCTAGCGCCAACGTTAAATAAAAATTCAGATATCAAAACTTTTGTATCAGCTTATTGTCCATTAAGTGACACTCCAGCTTTGCAACCTATATGTGGGGACTTAGTTGTTATTAGGGGGGACTCAGCCTCAATATCCAATAAAGGATTAAAAATAATTGATGAATTATCTATTGATGAATTACCTTTATGGTTGTGGTGGAATGGAAGCTTGGATGAATCTCCTGAAATCTTCGAATATTTTACTAATTATGGTCTAAGGTTAATCATTGATACTGCTCTTGGATCGCCTAACAGATGTTTAAAAGTTTTAGATCAATTAAATAATTCAAATAAAGCTATTAATGATTTGAATTGGGTTAGGTTGAAAAATTGGAGGGAATCATTGGCAATGATATTTGATCCGCCTTCGAGGAGGCCGATTTTAGATCATATTACTGATATTGACATTGATATCGCAGGAGATCATATGATTCAATCTTTGTTTTTGATTTCATGGCTTTGCGATAAACTTGGTTGGTCTTTTTTAAGAGTTGAAAGGGATAAAGAATCAACAAAAATAGAGTTTGAAAGAATCAATGGCGAAATAATTTCTGCATCAATTAATCCCTTATCTTTAGGAAATCCAAGTATTCATTTAGGACAAGTTATTGGATTGAGGTTGATTTCAAAAATTAGTGAGGTTCAAAAAAATAACACTTGTGTAATACTTGGCTGTGAATCAGTGGAATGTATGAGACTTGAAGCAGGGGGAATGGCTAATATGGAATTAATAGAACAAGTTGTTCCAAATTCTTTTTCTACATCAGAGTATGATGTTAGTAAATTATTGGGAAGTAGTAGAGGTAATACAAGTCCTCTTTTCGAAAATTCTATTAAAATAGCCCTTCAAATATTTAATGGTTTTAATAACTAA
- the zwf gene encoding glucose-6-phosphate dehydrogenase produces the protein MPSTLSNPLRLGLRQERVISPQCLVIFGASGDLTHRKLIPALFELYLQRRIPSEFGIVGCARRPWTDNEFREKMKVKLSNQISGKEREWEQFSNYLFYEPVDLQQIDHVVRLSKRLNEIDKTQATHGNRTFYLSVSPNFYASGCKALKAAGLLDDPKKSRLVIEKPFGRDYSSAKKLNKIVQSCAEESQIYRIDHYLGKETVQNILVMRFANTIFEPIWNRNYISSVQITSSETVGVEDRAGYYESSGALRDMLQNHMTQMLAVTAMEPPGKFEPEAIRNEKAKVLQASKLADENEPWNCCIRGQYGDGGNISNRLKGYRQEEGVNCNSTTETYIATKVFVDNWRWQGVPFYLRTGKRLPKRLGEIVLTFKDVPVHLFESTIINPAPNQLILRIQPNEGATFKFEVKSPGSGMKSRPVEMEFSYDASFGEPSDEGYVRLLADAMLSDPTLFTRSDEVEAAWKLYTPLIELMDNSPWKLPIYNYESMTWGPPESDQLLSKDNIFWRRP, from the coding sequence ATGCCTTCAACTTTAAGTAATCCTCTTAGATTAGGTTTACGACAGGAAAGAGTCATATCTCCACAATGCTTAGTAATCTTTGGTGCTAGTGGAGACCTTACTCATAGAAAATTAATACCAGCCTTATTTGAACTCTATTTGCAAAGAAGAATTCCTAGTGAATTTGGAATAGTTGGTTGTGCAAGAAGACCTTGGACTGATAATGAGTTTAGAGAAAAGATGAAAGTAAAGCTATCCAATCAAATATCTGGTAAAGAAAGGGAGTGGGAACAATTTTCTAATTATCTTTTCTACGAACCAGTTGACTTACAACAAATTGATCATGTCGTAAGGCTTTCTAAAAGATTAAATGAAATTGATAAAACACAAGCTACTCATGGGAATAGAACATTTTATTTATCAGTATCTCCGAATTTCTATGCAAGTGGATGTAAAGCTCTTAAAGCAGCTGGCCTTTTAGATGACCCTAAGAAAAGTCGTTTAGTGATTGAAAAACCTTTTGGAAGAGATTATTCAAGTGCAAAAAAATTGAATAAGATCGTTCAAAGTTGTGCAGAAGAAAGTCAGATTTATAGGATTGATCATTATTTAGGTAAAGAGACAGTTCAAAATATTCTTGTTATGAGGTTTGCTAACACTATTTTTGAACCAATTTGGAACAGAAATTATATATCAAGTGTTCAAATTACTTCATCTGAAACAGTGGGTGTTGAAGATAGAGCTGGTTATTACGAAAGCTCTGGTGCCTTAAGAGATATGCTTCAAAATCATATGACTCAGATGCTTGCTGTTACTGCTATGGAACCTCCTGGAAAGTTTGAACCAGAAGCAATAAGAAATGAAAAAGCTAAGGTTCTTCAAGCTTCAAAACTTGCTGACGAAAATGAACCTTGGAATTGTTGCATAAGAGGTCAATATGGAGATGGAGGAAATATCTCAAATCGACTTAAAGGATATAGGCAGGAAGAGGGTGTTAATTGTAATAGCACAACAGAAACTTATATTGCGACAAAAGTGTTTGTTGATAACTGGCGTTGGCAAGGGGTCCCTTTTTATTTGAGAACAGGGAAAAGACTACCTAAAAGACTTGGAGAAATAGTCTTGACTTTTAAAGACGTTCCTGTTCATTTATTTGAATCAACAATAATAAATCCTGCCCCAAATCAACTTATCCTTAGAATTCAGCCAAATGAAGGTGCTACTTTCAAATTTGAGGTAAAATCCCCAGGTTCTGGAATGAAATCAAGACCTGTTGAGATGGAATTTTCTTATGATGCATCATTTGGAGAACCCTCAGATGAAGGCTATGTAAGATTATTAGCTGATGCAATGCTTTCTGACCCAACCTTATTTACTCGAAGTGATGAAGTAGAGGCAGCTTGGAAACTTTATACGCCATTAATAGAATTGATGGATAATTCTCCTTGGAAGTTACCTATTTATAATTATGAATCTATGACATGGGGACCTCCTGAGTCTGATCAATTACTTTCAAAAGATAATATCTTCTGGAGGAGACCTTAA
- a CDS encoding FAD-binding oxidoreductase — protein MYSQSTVIAGGLAHIPVLIGVFSFIQKSFSKRASNSPQEIEPKKSQINPVEQQSASKPAPVAKSAANTLVKKKHADVPVNIYRPKTPFEGTVIENYSLLKDGAIGRVNHITFDLKDSDPFLNYVEGQSIGIMPAGEDANGKPHKLRLYSIASTRHGDDFNGNTVSLCVRQLQYEKDGETINGVCSTYLCDIKPGDKVKITGPVGKEMLLPDEEDANIVMLATGTGIAPMRAYLRRMFEATEKEKNKWNFKGKAWLFMGAPKSANLLYEEDLQRYLSDYPDNFKYTKAISREQQNTKGGRMYIQDRVLESANELFNMIEDEKTHIYLCGLKGMEPGIDEAMTKAAEEKGLNWSELRPQLKKAGRWHVETY, from the coding sequence ATGTATTCACAATCAACAGTTATCGCAGGTGGCTTAGCTCATATACCAGTATTAATAGGAGTTTTTTCTTTTATTCAAAAATCGTTTAGTAAAAGAGCCTCAAATTCCCCACAAGAAATAGAGCCAAAAAAATCTCAGATAAATCCTGTTGAACAACAATCAGCCTCTAAGCCTGCTCCAGTTGCTAAGTCAGCAGCTAATACATTAGTTAAGAAGAAACATGCTGATGTACCCGTAAATATCTATAGACCTAAGACTCCTTTTGAAGGTACCGTAATCGAAAACTACAGTCTTCTTAAAGATGGAGCTATTGGTAGAGTAAATCACATAACTTTCGACCTCAAAGATAGTGATCCATTCTTAAATTATGTTGAAGGACAGAGTATTGGTATTATGCCTGCCGGAGAGGATGCTAATGGAAAGCCTCATAAATTGAGACTTTACTCAATTGCTAGTACAAGACATGGAGATGATTTTAACGGAAATACAGTTTCTCTTTGTGTTAGACAGCTTCAGTACGAAAAAGATGGTGAAACTATCAATGGTGTTTGTTCTACTTACTTATGCGATATTAAGCCTGGGGATAAAGTAAAAATCACAGGCCCTGTAGGTAAGGAAATGCTTCTCCCAGACGAAGAGGACGCGAACATCGTTATGCTTGCTACTGGAACAGGTATAGCGCCTATGAGAGCTTATTTAAGAAGAATGTTCGAAGCAACTGAAAAAGAAAAAAATAAATGGAATTTTAAGGGTAAAGCTTGGTTATTTATGGGTGCCCCAAAATCAGCTAATTTGTTATATGAGGAAGATCTACAAAGATATCTTTCTGATTATCCAGATAATTTTAAATATACAAAAGCTATTAGTCGTGAGCAACAAAATACAAAAGGTGGAAGGATGTATATTCAAGACAGAGTTTTAGAATCAGCAAACGAGCTTTTCAATATGATTGAAGATGAGAAGACACACATATATCTTTGTGGCTTAAAGGGTATGGAGCCTGGAATAGATGAAGCTATGACTAAGGCGGCAGAAGAAAAAGGCTTGAATTGGTCAGAATTAAGACCTCAACTAAAAAAAGCAGGAAGATGGCACGTAGAAACTTACTAA
- a CDS encoding SRPBCC family protein codes for MINPQESVDHSKNNDYRTIEQTMEKLSNGTRRLAAQLTTSASLDSLWNVLTDYDRLNLYIPNLLSSKKIYQKNNNVHLKQVGAQDFLGMKFSAEVTIDLIEDKELGLLKFNLIKGDFRKFEGRWKIQNIKDTSNNSLIYDLTVQGCQWMPIGMIEKRLKKDLSENLIAVDKQAKSSINIKN; via the coding sequence ATGATTAATCCTCAAGAATCAGTAGATCATTCAAAAAATAATGATTACAGGACAATTGAGCAAACGATGGAAAAACTTTCTAACGGGACAAGAAGACTTGCAGCACAACTAACTACTTCTGCAAGTTTAGATTCTTTGTGGAATGTTTTAACAGATTATGATCGACTAAATCTCTACATACCAAATCTATTGTCAAGCAAAAAAATATATCAAAAGAACAATAATGTACATCTAAAACAAGTTGGGGCTCAAGATTTCCTTGGCATGAAATTTTCAGCTGAAGTAACTATCGATTTAATTGAAGATAAAGAGCTTGGCCTTTTAAAATTCAATTTAATTAAAGGAGATTTCAGAAAATTTGAAGGTCGTTGGAAAATCCAAAATATTAAAGATACTTCAAATAATTCATTAATTTACGATCTTACTGTTCAAGGTTGTCAGTGGATGCCTATAGGAATGATAGAGAAAAGACTTAAAAAAGACCTTTCAGAAAATTTGATAGCCGTCGATAAACAAGCAAAGTCATCAATAAACATCAAAAATTAG
- a CDS encoding histidine kinase: MNDKKELKLILVVARNQLSSSDIKSLIAYLESDDCEFEISLQISEPTEQPELLELHRLVAIPALIKVSPAPKQIFAGSNIFSQLQKWLPRWREEGLTKNLGINLQPPKIDSIRTQKEFLLEDELLVLRQENETLTKRIESQERLLRMVAHELRTPLTAATLAVQSQKLGQIDISKFQDVIKRRLEEIELLSQDLLEVGTTKWEALFNPQKIDLGNISAEVILELEKLWRLRNIEIDTDIPSDLPSVFADQRRMRQVFLNLIENAIKFSKDSGSIKITMIHKTNQWVEITICDKGVGIPLSEQKRIFLDRVRLPQTSEGTSGFGIGLSVCRRIVQVHGGRIWVVSEVGVGSCFHFTVPVWQGQNKEQQYLTKG; this comes from the coding sequence TTGAATGATAAAAAAGAGTTAAAATTAATACTTGTAGTAGCTAGAAATCAACTTTCTAGTAGTGATATTAAGTCCCTAATTGCTTATTTAGAATCAGATGATTGTGAATTTGAGATATCTCTTCAGATTTCTGAGCCCACAGAACAACCAGAATTACTCGAACTGCATAGATTAGTTGCTATTCCTGCTCTTATAAAGGTTTCCCCAGCTCCAAAGCAAATATTTGCTGGAAGTAATATTTTCTCTCAGTTGCAGAAATGGTTGCCAAGGTGGAGAGAGGAAGGCCTAACAAAAAATCTGGGAATTAATTTGCAGCCACCCAAAATTGATTCAATAAGAACTCAAAAAGAATTTCTTCTTGAAGACGAACTTCTTGTTTTAAGACAAGAAAATGAGACATTAACAAAAAGAATAGAATCTCAGGAAAGATTATTAAGAATGGTCGCGCATGAACTGAGAACCCCCTTAACTGCAGCCACGTTGGCTGTTCAAAGTCAAAAACTTGGACAAATAGATATTTCAAAATTTCAAGATGTGATTAAAAGACGTCTAGAAGAAATTGAACTCTTATCTCAGGATCTTTTAGAGGTTGGAACAACTAAATGGGAAGCATTATTTAATCCTCAAAAAATTGATTTGGGTAATATTAGTGCTGAAGTAATACTCGAATTAGAAAAACTCTGGAGATTAAGGAATATTGAAATTGATACTGATATTCCCTCTGATCTGCCAAGTGTATTTGCAGATCAAAGAAGAATGAGGCAAGTATTTTTAAATTTAATTGAAAATGCTATTAAATTTTCTAAAGACTCTGGGTCAATAAAAATTACAATGATCCATAAGACAAATCAATGGGTAGAAATAACAATTTGTGACAAAGGTGTCGGGATTCCTTTGAGCGAACAAAAAAGAATTTTCTTGGATAGAGTTAGGCTCCCACAGACTTCTGAAGGAACTTCAGGATTTGGGATTGGACTATCTGTATGCAGGAGAATAGTACAAGTCCATGGAGGAAGAATATGGGTCGTATCTGAAGTTGGTGTCGGTTCGTGCTTCCATTTCACGGTTCCTGTGTGGCAAGGACAAAACAAAGAGCAACAATACTTGACGAAAGGCTAG
- a CDS encoding Villin headpiece domain-containing protein, whose translation MDINFYSKRILKLLGISLFISFIFIEINTINRQIKAEKNLIAASEKDLFLYRQMGASYLCIASKAEVDFKKGLGIASATFANVIIGKHGGAIKELGSKKLDEKKLYNAGTFQIVGSALNICPESIPKNIKNDYEKSLKKLVKESKK comes from the coding sequence ATGGATATTAATTTTTATTCAAAAAGAATTCTTAAATTGTTAGGTATTAGCCTTTTTATATCCTTCATATTTATAGAGATTAATACAATAAATAGACAAATCAAGGCCGAAAAAAATTTAATTGCTGCTTCTGAAAAAGATCTTTTCTTATATCGACAAATGGGGGCATCTTATTTATGTATAGCTTCAAAAGCTGAAGTAGATTTTAAAAAAGGTCTTGGTATTGCTAGTGCTACCTTTGCAAATGTAATAATTGGCAAGCATGGAGGTGCTATTAAAGAATTAGGAAGCAAAAAACTTGACGAAAAAAAGTTATATAACGCAGGTACATTTCAGATTGTTGGAAGTGCTCTTAATATTTGCCCTGAAAGCATTCCAAAGAATATAAAAAATGATTATGAAAAAAGTTTAAAGAAACTTGTAAAGGAAAGCAAAAAATAA
- a CDS encoding ribose-phosphate pyrophosphokinase, with the protein MTSFITAVQNKESNFNLSNSRLRLVSGTTNPKLAEEIASYLGIKNVPLVSKRFADGELYVQIQQSIRGCDVFLIQPTCAPVNDSLMELMIMVDACKRASARQITAVIPYFGYARADRKTSGRESITAKLTANLLEKSGVDRVLAMDLHSAQIQGYFDIPCDHIYGSPVLIDYLESLNLEEVVVVSPDVGGVARARAFAKLMKDAPLAIIDKRRSAHNIAESLTVIGEVKGKTAILIDDMIDTGGTICSGANLLKKEGAKRIFACASHAVFSPPSYERLSTKDLFEQVIVTNSIPVIVNDNFPQLKVLSVANMLGEAIWRIHEESSVSSMFR; encoded by the coding sequence GTGACAAGTTTTATCACGGCAGTGCAGAATAAAGAATCTAATTTTAATCTAAGTAATAGTAGATTAAGGCTAGTAAGTGGAACAACAAATCCTAAACTAGCTGAAGAAATTGCATCATACTTAGGGATTAAAAATGTACCTTTAGTATCTAAAAGATTTGCTGATGGAGAACTTTATGTCCAGATTCAGCAATCTATTAGAGGTTGCGATGTGTTTCTAATACAACCTACATGCGCCCCTGTAAACGATAGTTTAATGGAACTTATGATTATGGTTGATGCTTGTAAAAGGGCCTCTGCCAGGCAAATAACGGCAGTAATACCTTATTTTGGATATGCAAGGGCAGATAGAAAGACTTCTGGCAGAGAATCTATAACTGCAAAACTAACTGCTAATTTACTAGAGAAGTCTGGAGTTGACAGAGTTCTTGCTATGGATTTACATTCAGCTCAAATACAAGGTTATTTTGATATACCATGCGATCATATTTACGGTTCACCAGTATTAATTGATTATTTAGAAAGTTTAAATTTAGAGGAAGTTGTAGTTGTCTCTCCTGATGTAGGCGGAGTGGCGAGAGCAAGAGCATTCGCAAAATTAATGAAAGATGCTCCTTTGGCTATAATTGATAAAAGGAGATCAGCTCATAATATCGCTGAAAGTCTTACAGTTATTGGAGAAGTTAAAGGTAAAACGGCTATTCTTATAGACGACATGATAGACACGGGCGGCACGATTTGTTCTGGAGCTAATTTATTAAAAAAAGAAGGGGCTAAAAGAATATTTGCATGTGCTTCACATGCTGTATTCTCTCCTCCTTCTTATGAAAGATTAAGTACTAAGGATCTTTTTGAACAAGTTATAGTCACTAACAGCATACCAGTTATTGTTAATGATAATTTCCCACAGTTAAAAGTCCTTTCTGTAGCAAATATGCTTGGTGAAGCTATTTGGAGAATACACGAAGAAAGTTCCGTTAGCTCAATGTTCAGATGA
- the malQ gene encoding 4-alpha-glucanotransferase codes for MPIQKVLTKKSLGVIMHPTSIPGGRICGTFGRGAKEWIKTLHKYGIEYWQFLPLTPTDSTGSPYSSPSSFALNPWFLDIDDLIEKGFIFISNKEDLGPTYQNKNHFEFDVADDLTKKLGHLLLQGWSSQSEERKLDFYNWVSKNSWVEDYATFIVIKEEFNMLPWWQWPQEFKIKNKKFLKSWIQKKAEEILIKKLIQWHLDEQWSVIKNFAKSRNIKLIGDLPFYVSRDSADVWSNKSLFSIFKNGDLIFQSGVPPDYFSSTGQLWGTPTYFWSKHKKTNFDWWRKRFKRQFELVDLLRLDHFRGLAGYWRVNGNSKSAIFGKWINSPGRTLLNKLKKDLRDDYLPIIAEDLGVITPDVEKLRRNFELPGMKILQFAFDGNEDNPYLPKNIEGENWVVYTGTHDNSTSLSWWECLDNESKTRIKDEYKFSENPSWSLIEIGMGTNANLFIAPIQDILSLDDTSRLNRPGTTKNNWKWKLNKPIEEIEDNIRLFSDLGNNFGRTRK; via the coding sequence ATGCCTATACAAAAAGTTCTTACAAAAAAATCATTAGGCGTAATTATGCATCCTACAAGTATACCAGGAGGAAGAATATGTGGAACTTTTGGTAGAGGCGCTAAAGAGTGGATAAAAACACTTCATAAGTATGGGATCGAATACTGGCAATTTTTACCTCTTACACCTACTGATTCTACAGGGTCTCCATATAGTTCACCATCTAGTTTTGCACTGAATCCATGGTTTCTAGATATAGATGATTTAATCGAGAAAGGTTTTATTTTCATTTCTAATAAAGAAGATTTAGGACCCACATATCAGAATAAGAATCATTTTGAGTTTGATGTTGCGGATGATTTAACAAAAAAATTAGGTCACCTCCTTTTGCAAGGTTGGAGTTCTCAATCTGAAGAGAGAAAACTTGATTTTTACAACTGGGTTAGTAAGAATTCTTGGGTTGAAGATTACGCAACATTTATTGTTATCAAGGAAGAATTTAATATGTTGCCTTGGTGGCAATGGCCTCAAGAATTTAAAATAAAAAACAAGAAATTTTTAAAATCATGGATTCAGAAAAAAGCTGAAGAGATACTTATTAAAAAATTAATACAGTGGCATTTAGATGAGCAATGGAGCGTAATTAAAAACTTTGCAAAATCAAGGAATATTAAGTTAATAGGTGATTTACCCTTTTATGTTTCTAGGGATAGCGCCGACGTATGGAGTAATAAATCACTATTTTCAATTTTTAAAAATGGAGATTTAATCTTTCAAAGTGGTGTACCACCTGATTATTTCTCATCAACGGGACAATTATGGGGGACCCCAACTTACTTTTGGTCAAAACATAAAAAGACTAATTTCGATTGGTGGAGAAAAAGATTTAAAAGGCAATTTGAACTTGTGGACCTATTGAGATTGGATCATTTCAGAGGTTTAGCGGGTTACTGGAGAGTTAATGGCAATTCTAAATCGGCAATTTTTGGCAAATGGATAAATTCTCCAGGTAGAACACTATTAAATAAACTAAAAAAAGATTTAAGGGATGACTATCTACCAATTATCGCGGAGGACCTTGGAGTAATAACACCAGATGTGGAAAAATTAAGGAGAAATTTTGAACTACCTGGCATGAAAATATTGCAATTCGCTTTTGATGGCAACGAAGATAACCCGTATTTACCTAAGAATATTGAAGGAGAAAATTGGGTTGTTTATACAGGTACTCATGACAACTCAACTTCACTATCATGGTGGGAATGTTTAGATAATGAATCCAAAACAAGAATAAAAGATGAGTATAAATTTTCAGAAAATCCTTCTTGGAGTTTAATAGAAATTGGCATGGGTACAAATGCTAATCTCTTTATCGCTCCAATACAAGATATATTATCTCTAGATGATACAAGTAGATTAAATAGACCAGGAACTACAAAAAATAACTGGAAATGGAAGCTAAATAAACCTATAGAGGAAATTGAAGACAATATTAGACTTTTTAGTGATCTAGGAAATAATTTTGGGAGGACTAGAAAATAG
- a CDS encoding helix-turn-helix domain-containing protein: protein MNILKNLFLFYKKTNKNKDFNHGVVDQYKEIAKLVKEARIQQNLTIQELSHISKIPEQTINSIENNNKNIRPKYPFIRSILIKLEECLVLKKNTLVELAIREKEIFKKEKKAFLVSKIDLINTWQGSVLYFFILVLTIFILKRYFVLNVNFIEIQNMENKIIDK, encoded by the coding sequence ATTAATATTTTGAAAAATCTTTTTTTATTCTATAAAAAAACTAATAAAAATAAAGACTTTAATCATGGAGTAGTTGATCAGTATAAAGAAATTGCGAAGTTAGTAAAAGAAGCAAGAATCCAACAAAACCTAACAATACAAGAATTGTCTCATATTTCAAAGATCCCTGAACAAACAATAAATTCTATTGAAAATAATAATAAAAATATTAGGCCTAAGTATCCCTTTATAAGATCTATATTAATTAAATTAGAAGAATGCTTAGTATTAAAAAAAAATACATTAGTAGAATTAGCAATTAGAGAAAAAGAAATTTTTAAAAAAGAAAAAAAAGCTTTTCTTGTCAGCAAAATTGATCTTATAAATACTTGGCAGGGAAGTGTTTTGTATTTTTTTATATTAGTTCTAACTATATTTATATTAAAGAGATACTTTGTCTTAAATGTAAATTTTATAGAGATTCAAAATATGGAAAATAAAATCATTGATAAATAA
- a CDS encoding ABC1 kinase family protein, with protein MTRSYSKYSVKDDLIWLILRPWIFIPRVLYILLTFIFLFLRILFQGNSKNKNVQKNLSKYLFDVITDLGPCFIKLGQALSTRPDLVRQDWLTELTNLQDNLPAFDHKIALKIIEEELGASPNELFDEFPESPIASASLGMVYKTKTKNNTYVAVKVQRPNLYFLIRRDVVILRFLATFLSPFLPLNIGVGIGEIIDEFGKALFDEIDYEKEGENALKFADLFKDNPNVFIPKLEKQFSSKRIITTSWIDGVKLRDRALLEENNLVPSSFIKTCVISGLQQLFEYGYFHADPHPGNMFALKGGNADCGNLAYVDFGMMDTITNSDRLTLIKAIVHIINDEYYLLAKDFQKLGFLTKEQDLQKLVKPLKEVLGGSLSAEVGNFNLKNVTDKFSKLMYSYPFRVPSRFALIIRAVVSQEGLALRLDPEFKILKIAYPYIAKKLLTDNSEEILEILLEVIFDKKGRIQIEKVQSLLNILFKDSENINSDLIPVANAGLKLFVSKKGSEVRKNLLLSLIKDDKLELTDAKKLLGLIRDTFSPLNIAKSAVQNMISPV; from the coding sequence ATGACAAGATCTTATTCGAAATATTCAGTAAAAGATGACTTGATTTGGTTGATTTTGAGACCATGGATTTTCATCCCAAGAGTTTTATATATCCTTTTAACTTTTATTTTTCTTTTTTTAAGAATACTTTTTCAAGGTAACAGTAAAAATAAAAATGTACAAAAAAATCTTTCAAAATATCTTTTTGATGTAATAACAGATTTAGGTCCATGTTTTATAAAATTAGGCCAGGCACTCTCAACTAGACCAGATCTTGTAAGACAAGATTGGCTGACAGAACTTACAAACTTGCAGGATAATCTCCCAGCATTTGATCACAAAATTGCTTTAAAAATTATTGAAGAGGAACTTGGGGCCTCACCTAATGAATTATTTGATGAGTTCCCTGAAAGTCCTATCGCTTCAGCAAGCTTAGGTATGGTTTATAAAACAAAAACAAAAAATAATACTTATGTAGCTGTGAAAGTACAGAGGCCAAATTTGTACTTTCTTATAAGAAGAGATGTTGTAATATTAAGGTTTTTAGCAACTTTTTTGTCACCATTTTTACCATTAAATATTGGTGTTGGAATTGGAGAAATAATAGATGAATTCGGTAAGGCACTTTTTGATGAAATTGACTATGAAAAAGAGGGAGAAAACGCTTTAAAGTTTGCAGATTTATTCAAAGATAACCCTAATGTTTTTATACCTAAATTGGAAAAACAGTTTTCATCTAAGAGAATTATTACAACCTCTTGGATTGATGGAGTTAAGTTAAGAGATCGGGCTTTATTGGAGGAAAATAACTTAGTACCTTCCTCTTTTATAAAAACTTGTGTAATCAGTGGTCTTCAGCAATTATTTGAATATGGATATTTTCATGCTGACCCACACCCTGGGAATATGTTTGCGCTCAAAGGAGGAAATGCAGATTGTGGAAATTTAGCTTATGTAGATTTCGGAATGATGGATACAATTACAAATTCAGATAGACTTACTCTCATTAAAGCTATTGTTCACATAATAAATGATGAATATTATCTTCTTGCAAAAGATTTTCAGAAATTAGGTTTTTTAACTAAAGAACAAGATCTTCAAAAACTTGTTAAACCATTAAAAGAAGTTTTAGGAGGATCTCTAAGTGCTGAGGTTGGCAATTTTAATCTTAAAAATGTAACGGATAAATTCTCAAAACTAATGTATTCTTATCCATTTAGGGTGCCCAGTAGGTTTGCGTTGATAATAAGAGCTGTTGTTAGTCAAGAAGGTTTGGCTTTAAGACTAGATCCCGAATTTAAAATTTTAAAAATTGCATATCCCTATATAGCGAAAAAACTACTTACTGATAATTCTGAAGAGATTTTAGAAATTCTTTTAGAAGTTATTTTTGATAAAAAAGGTCGAATCCAAATAGAAAAAGTTCAAAGTTTACTTAATATTTTATTTAAAGATTCTGAAAATATTAATTCAGACCTAATACCAGTTGCTAATGCTGGATTGAAATTATTTGTTAGTAAAAAAGGATCCGAAGTTAGGAAAAATCTTCTTTTAAGCCTTATAAAAGATGATAAATTAGAATTGACTGATGCAAAAAAACTTTTAGGTTTAATTAGAGATACATTTAGCCCTTTGAATATTGCAAAAAGTGCAGTTCAAAATATGATCTCCCCAGTTTAG